The Vicia villosa cultivar HV-30 ecotype Madison, WI linkage group LG1, Vvil1.0, whole genome shotgun sequence genome includes a region encoding these proteins:
- the LOC131643950 gene encoding uncharacterized protein LOC131643950 yields MNLPVWNKVTLLKCLWNICKKSDNLWIQWVHKVYLKGRDVMSVDIGSNWTWIIKKIVKCRMLVDAIRQLWNHMSTAGKFSMRKVYNCLMEDISVPWYSLLMHNLARPRACITVWMLCHNHLPTKDRLYRFGIIGNTVCSLCGMEEDSANHLFFSCPKTAEIWHEILNWLGVCHIPQDWNHELQWILASTKGKGWRARILKLAVIETIHETWLFRNSIVFNNDMYRNNTKERIIDSIVYRGWRNRKIRLHIANLMV; encoded by the coding sequence ATGAACTTACCAGTTTGGAACAAAGTTACTCTCCTAAAATGTCTTTGGAATATCTGCAAGAAGAGTGATAATTTGTGGATTCAATGGGTTCACAAAGTGTATCTGAAAGGCAGGGATGTGATGAGTGTGGATATTGGGAGTAACTGGACCTGGATCATTAAGAAAATAGTAAAGTGTAGGATGCTTGTAGATGCTATCAGACAACTATGGAACCATATGAGTACTGCTGGCAAGTTCTCTATGAGGAAAGTGTATAATTGCTTGATGGAAGATATTAGTGTACCATGGTATTCCTTGTTGATGCATAATCTGGCCCGGCCTAGAGCTTGCATCACAGTATGGATGCTATGTCATAATCATCTCCCTACTAAAGACAGATTATATCGGTTTGGAATTATTGGGAACACTGTGTGTAGTTTGTGTGGTATGGAGGAAGATAGTGCAAATCACTTATTTTTCTCTTGTCCTAAAACAGCTGAAATATGGCATGAAATTCTGAATTGGTTAGGTGTTTGCCATATTCCTCAGGACTGGAACCATGAGTTGCAGTGGATTTTGGCAAGTACAAAAGGAAAAGGGTGGAGAGCAAGGATCCTGAAGCTGGCAGTAATTGAAACAATTCATGAAACTTGGTTGTTTAGGAACTCTATAGTTTTTAACAATGACATGTATAGGAACAATACAAAGGAAAGAATTATTGATAGCATTGTATATAGAGGGTGGAGAAATAGGAAAATTAGATTGCATATTGCAAATCTAATGGTATAG